A window from Salarias fasciatus chromosome 11, fSalaFa1.1, whole genome shotgun sequence encodes these proteins:
- the atad2 gene encoding ATPase family AAA domain-containing protein 2 isoform X2: MVILRRGGGGAEPVGATPKRRPVELDRSSEFLSLVPASQTRSGRLTRSSRAAEDSFSSPEHNTANGHADMKQEGSGHSLRTRGQRLKLDISFSDVEPKTSSPVDEHKAERCCTRKSSRLQKDLKASDDVADVPDEVEGSSTPKRSRFNLRSREEELEEEEEEEDHGSVRRSSRITRYKLNSRKQSVLYDRLITNTAEAVLQKMDDMQKMRRRLRSRDREVNQELGVYTNGRMRRSLRTKAESKEAEEENQGGDEDDNDGEEEEEEEEEEEDEDDDGDEEEEEEGEDEDGEDEDVENQQRYDFRQRKTVVRYQEPQEEPRQTSKRSMYHPSPARRRFRFRSRSSAPWSPYSNRRTSRRRHAIHSSDSTSSSSDDEQFQRRRSKNRSRPVNRCLPMNLVKEDLLGIHKDRMKIGASLADVDPMHIDKTVRFDSIGGLSRHISALKEMVVFPLLYPEVFERFRIQPPRGCLFYGPPGTGKTLVARALANECSQGERKVSFFMRKGADCLSKWVGESERQLRLLFDQAYQMRPAIIFFDEIDGLAPVRSSRQDQIHSSIVSTLLALMDGLDSRGEVVVIGATNRLDSIDPALRRPGRFDREFLFGLPDREARKDILKIHTRQWSPRPSDAFLEALADKCVGYCGADIKAVCSEAALCALRRRYPQIYASSQKLVLDVDSITITSRDFLSAMSKMVPAAQRAVASPAKALIPAIRPLLGATLQSILHTVSRVFPHAEQGLKRKREQDVACGVLEDDPVYSEEEDADICSGGPTSRSQANPPAANGLLSLGRSVLSEPTSYRPRLLLQGRPGSGQSSHLAPALLHALERFTVYTLDVAVLFGAGAAAPEETCAQIFVEAKRTSPSVLYVPHIGQWWDTVGPALRATFTSLLSSIPAFSPILLLATCSLRYDQLSLEVQELFRTEYGEVFHVRVPTSRERRDFFEDLILHQAAKAPASRKKAVLQALEVLPVAPAPPPRPLTPEELRRLEEQEEATLRELRLFLRNVTNRLSQDKRFKAFTKPVDLEEVPDYAEVIKTPMDLSTVLTRIDLHKYGTVKEFLADVDLIWQNALEYNPDRDPSDRQIRHRACALKDTVHAIIKDELDEDFERICEEIKESRKTRGCSTAQFAPSFCHVLPKQPSNPPAEAKPSEVPTQGEEARPAAAATPNASFASATATRHSAQKKKRRSNRWKNGVCTPRKKYSPHVSRDAVQPGSDKDEEEDEAEAEKEAGADREEGDGAEEEPGERHAALQGSSEPAAAEQDDQDMKDAEEERRREEICGTENPENNNSQTLKEEEAVTEADEENQQQQTEREEENQETPEEADEDKPTERGDAAGNVTSEISLSEAQEGDGGVPEETELGVPEEPMQTEAAEPSTRAEEETGTERGVRRMTRALKSAVLQQHMINVDKALLILDQETPPLVVDKDKLKELLERVVVKTEGYEVYRLEKLYALLCQSIYRHRQDYNKTTLIQELEQEIEEFC, translated from the exons ATGGTGATTCTCcgcagaggcggcggcggagccgaGCCGGTGGGCGCGACGCCGAAGAGGAGGCCGGTGGAGTTGGACAGAAGCTCCGAGTTTCTGTCGCTGGTTCCCGCGTCGCAGACGAGGTCCGGGCGGCTCACCCGCTCCTCCAGAGCCGCGGAGGACAGCTTCAGCAGCCCCGAACACAACACGGCCAAT GGACACGCCGACATGAAGCAGGAGGGAAGCGGCCACAGCCTGAGGACTCGAGGACAAAGACTTAAACTGGACATCTCCTTCTCAGACGTGGAGCCAAAGACCAGCTCACCTGTGGACGAGCACAAGGCCGAGCGCTGCTGCACGAG GAAGTCTTCCAGGCTGCAAAAAGACCTGAAAGCGTCCGATG ACGTGGCAGATGTCCCAGATGAAGTGGAGGGATCTTCCACTCCCAAGAGGAGCCGCTTCAATCTGAGGAGCCgtgaagaggagctggaggaggaggaggaggaggaggatcatgGGTCGGTGCGGCGCAGCTCCCGAATCACCAGATACAAACTCAATTCCCGGAAGCAGTCGGTGCTCTACGATCGCCTCATCACCAA CACGGCCGAGGCCGTTCTTCAGAAGATGGACGACATGCAGAAGATGAGGCGACGGCTgcggagcagagacagagaagttAACCAGGAG CTGGGTGTTTACACCAACGGCAGGATGAGGAGGTCTCTGAGGACCAAGGCGGAGAGCAAAGAGGccgaggaggagaaccagg GAGGAGATGAGGATGATAATGAtggtgaagaggaagaagaagaagaggaggaggaggaggatgaagatgatgatggggatgaggaggaggaggaagaaggagaggatgaggatggcGAGGATGAAGATGTAGAGAATCAGCAGCGCTACGACTTCAGACAGAGAAAGACTGTGGTCCGATACCAGGAGCCACAAGAAG AGCCCAGACAGACCAGCAAGCGCAGCATGTACCACCCGTCTCCAGCCAGACgcaggttcaggttcagatcCAGATCCTCGGCGCCCTGGAGCCCCTACAGCAACCGGAGGACCAGCAG ACGGAGACATGCCATCCACAGCAGCGACTCCACGTCCTCGTCTTCGGATGACGAGCAGTTCCAGAGACGCAGGAGTAAGAACAGGAGCCGGCCGGTGAACag ATGTCTGCCGATGAACTTGGTGAAAGAGGACCTGCTGGGGATCCACAAGGACCGGATGAAGATCGGAGCCAGCCTGGCGGATGTGGACCCCATGCACATCGACAAGACG GTGCGCTTCGACAGCATTGGAGGTCTGAGCAGACACATATCGGCCCTGAAAGAGATGGTGGTGTTCCCTCTGCTCTACCCAGAAGTCTTTGAGAGGTTCCGGATCCAGCCGCCCAG GGGCTGCCTGTTCTACGGCCCCCCCGGCACGGGGAAGACGCTGGTCGCCCGGGCGCTGGCCAACGAGTGCAGCCAGGGCGAGAGGAAGGTGTCCTTCTTCATGAGGAAAGGCGCCGACTGCCTCAGCAAGTGGGTGGGCGAGTCTGAGCGACAGCTGCGGCTCCTGTTCGACCAG GCCTACCAGATGCGTCCGGCCATCATCTTCTTTGACGAGATCGacggtctggctccggtccggtccagccGGCAGGACCAGATCCACAG CTCCATCGTGTCGACCCTCCTGGCTCTCATGGACGGCCTGGACAGCAGAGGGGAAGTCGTGGTGATCGGCGCCACCAACAGGCTGGACTCCATCGACCCGGCGCTCAGACGACCGGGACGCTTTGACCGAGAGTTCCTGTTTGGGCTGCCGGACCGGGAG GCAAGAAAGGACATTCTGAAGATACACACCAGGCAGTGGAGTCCCCGGCCCTCCGACGCCTTCCTGGAAGCCCTGGCAGATAAATGTGTTG GTTACTGCGGCGCGGACATCAAGGCCGTGTGTTCAGAGGCGGCGCTGTGCGCGCTGCGGCGCCGCTACCCACAGATCTACGCCTCGTCCCAGAAGCTGGTGCTCGACGTCGactccatcaccatcaccagccgAGACTTCCTGTCAGCCATGTCCAAGATGGTGCCTGCCGCCCAGAG GGCGGTGGCGTCTCCAGCCAAGGCCCTGATCCCCGCCatccgccccctgctgggcgcCACCCTGCAGAGCATCCTCCACACAGTGAGCAGAGTGTTCCCGCACGCCGAGCAGGgcctgaagaggaagagagagcaag ATGTGGCCTGTGGCGTGCTGGAGGACGACCCGGTGtacagtgaggaagaggacgCCGACATCTGCTCCGGCGGGCCGACGTCTCGCTCCCAGGCCAACCCCCCCGCAGCCAACGGCCTCCTCAGTCTCGGCAG GAGCGTGCTGAGCGAGCCCACGTCTTACCGGccccggctgctgctgcagggccgGCCCGGCTCGGGCCAGAGCTCCCACCTGGCCCCGGCGCTCCTCCACGCCCTGGAGAGGTTCACCGTCTACACGCTGGACGTGGCCGTGCTGTTCggggccggcgccgccgcccccgAGGAGACCTGCGCACAG ATTTTCGTGGAGGCCAAGCGGACGTCTCCCAGCGTCCTGTACGTCCCCCACATCGGGCAGTGGTGGGACACCGTGGGGCCGGCCCTGAGGGCCACCTTCACCAGCCTGCTCAGCTCCATCCCCGCCTTCTCCcccatcctgctgctggccaCCTGCAGCCTCCGCTACGACCAGCTCAGCCTGGAG GTGCAGGAGCTGTTTCGAACGGAGTACGGGGAGGTCTTCCACGTCCGGGTTCccaccagcagagagaggagagacttCTTTGAAGATCTCATCCTCCACCAGGCCGCTAAAGCTCCAGCGTCCAGGAAGAAAGCCG TGCTCCAGGCTCTGGAGGTGCTCCCCGTGGCCCCGGCGCCTCCCCCCCGCCCGCTGACCCCGGAGGAGCTCcggcggctggaggagcaggaggaggccacCCTCCGGGAGCTCCGCCTCTTCCTCCGCAACGTCACCAACCGCCTGTCCCAAGACAAGCGCTTCAAGGCCTTCACCAAGCCGGTGGACTTGGAGGAG GTTCCGGACTACGCCGAGGTGATCAAGACGCCCATGGACCTGTCCACCGTCCTCACCAGGATAGACCTCCACAAGTACGGGACCGTGAAGGAGTTCCTGGCAGACGTGGATCTCATCTGGCAGAACGCTCTGGAGTACAACCCAGACAGGGACCCATCAG acCGGCAGATCCGCCACAGAGCCTGCGCGCTGAAGGACACCGTCCACGCCATCATCAAGGACGAGCTGGACGAAGACTTCGAGCGGATCTGCGAGGAGATCAAGGAGTCCCGTAAAACACGAG GCTGCTCCACGGCTCAGTTCGCTCCTTCCTTCTGCCACGTCCTTCCTAAACAGCCCAGCAACCCTCCAGCTGAGGCCAAGCCCAGCGAAGTGCCGACACAGGGAGAGGAGGCTCGGCCCGCCGCTGCAGCCACGCCGAACGCCAGCTTCGCTTCCGCCACAGCGACCAGACACTCTG ctcagaagAAGAAACGCCGCTCGAATCGCTGGAAGAACGGCGTCTGCACCCCGAGGAAGAAGTACTCTCCTCACGTGTCCAGGGATGCCGTGCAGCCGGGGTCGGacaaggacgaggaggaggacgaggccgAGGCCGAGAAAGAGGCGGGAGCAGACCGCGAGGAGGGCgacggagcggaggaggagccggGCGAGCGCCACGCCGCTCTGCAGGGCAGTTCTGAACCCGCCGCCGCAGAGCAGGACGATCAAGACATGAAAGacgcagaggaggagagacgacGAGAGGAGATCTGTGGAACAGAGAACCCAGAAAATAACAACAGCCAGAcactcaaagaagaagaagctgtgaCGGAAGCAGACGaggaaaaccagcagcagcagacagaaagagaagaagagaaccaGGAAACTCCAGAGGAAGCTGACGAGGACAAGCCGACGGAGcgaggagacgctgcaggaaATGTTACCAGTGAGATCAGCCTGAGTGAAGCACAGGAAGGAGATGGTGGAGTCCCAGAGGAGACGGAGCTGGGCGTTCCGGAAGAGCCCatgcagactgaagcagcagaaccGTCGACCcgggcagaggaggagacgggcaCAG agcgGGGTGTGAGGAGAATGACCCGGGCCCTGAAGAGCgccgtgctgcagcagcacatgaTCAACGTGGACAAAGCTCTGCTGATCCTGGACCAGGAGACGCCCCCGCTGGTGGTGGACAAGGACAAGCTAAAG GAGCTACTGGAGAGAGTGGTGGTGAAAACTGAAGGATACGAGGTGTACAGGCTGGAGAAGCTCTACGCCCTGCTCTGCCAGAGTATCTACAGACACAGACAAGACTACAACAAGACTACACTAATCCAG GAATTGGAACAAGAGATCGAAGAGTTCTGTTAA
- the atad2 gene encoding ATPase family AAA domain-containing protein 2 isoform X1, with protein MVILRRGGGGAEPVGATPKRRPVELDRSSEFLSLVPASQTRSGRLTRSSRAAEDSFSSPEHNTANGHADMKQEGSGHSLRTRGQRLKLDISFSDVEPKTSSPVDEHKAERCCTRKSSRLQKDLKASDDVADVPDEVEGSSTPKRSRFNLRSREEELEEEEEEEDHGSVRRSSRITRYKLNSRKQSVLYDRLITNTAEAVLQKMDDMQKMRRRLRSRDREVNQELGVYTNGRMRRSLRTKAESKEAEEENQGGDEDDNDGEEEEEEEEEEEDEDDDGDEEEEEEGEDEDGEDEDVENQQRYDFRQRKTVVRYQEPQEEPRQTSKRSMYHPSPARRRFRFRSRSSAPWSPYSNRRTSRSSSDRRRHAIHSSDSTSSSSDDEQFQRRRSKNRSRPVNRCLPMNLVKEDLLGIHKDRMKIGASLADVDPMHIDKTVRFDSIGGLSRHISALKEMVVFPLLYPEVFERFRIQPPRGCLFYGPPGTGKTLVARALANECSQGERKVSFFMRKGADCLSKWVGESERQLRLLFDQAYQMRPAIIFFDEIDGLAPVRSSRQDQIHSSIVSTLLALMDGLDSRGEVVVIGATNRLDSIDPALRRPGRFDREFLFGLPDREARKDILKIHTRQWSPRPSDAFLEALADKCVGYCGADIKAVCSEAALCALRRRYPQIYASSQKLVLDVDSITITSRDFLSAMSKMVPAAQRAVASPAKALIPAIRPLLGATLQSILHTVSRVFPHAEQGLKRKREQDVACGVLEDDPVYSEEEDADICSGGPTSRSQANPPAANGLLSLGRSVLSEPTSYRPRLLLQGRPGSGQSSHLAPALLHALERFTVYTLDVAVLFGAGAAAPEETCAQIFVEAKRTSPSVLYVPHIGQWWDTVGPALRATFTSLLSSIPAFSPILLLATCSLRYDQLSLEVQELFRTEYGEVFHVRVPTSRERRDFFEDLILHQAAKAPASRKKAVLQALEVLPVAPAPPPRPLTPEELRRLEEQEEATLRELRLFLRNVTNRLSQDKRFKAFTKPVDLEEVPDYAEVIKTPMDLSTVLTRIDLHKYGTVKEFLADVDLIWQNALEYNPDRDPSDRQIRHRACALKDTVHAIIKDELDEDFERICEEIKESRKTRGCSTAQFAPSFCHVLPKQPSNPPAEAKPSEVPTQGEEARPAAAATPNASFASATATRHSAQKKKRRSNRWKNGVCTPRKKYSPHVSRDAVQPGSDKDEEEDEAEAEKEAGADREEGDGAEEEPGERHAALQGSSEPAAAEQDDQDMKDAEEERRREEICGTENPENNNSQTLKEEEAVTEADEENQQQQTEREEENQETPEEADEDKPTERGDAAGNVTSEISLSEAQEGDGGVPEETELGVPEEPMQTEAAEPSTRAEEETGTERGVRRMTRALKSAVLQQHMINVDKALLILDQETPPLVVDKDKLKELLERVVVKTEGYEVYRLEKLYALLCQSIYRHRQDYNKTTLIQELEQEIEEFC; from the exons ATGGTGATTCTCcgcagaggcggcggcggagccgaGCCGGTGGGCGCGACGCCGAAGAGGAGGCCGGTGGAGTTGGACAGAAGCTCCGAGTTTCTGTCGCTGGTTCCCGCGTCGCAGACGAGGTCCGGGCGGCTCACCCGCTCCTCCAGAGCCGCGGAGGACAGCTTCAGCAGCCCCGAACACAACACGGCCAAT GGACACGCCGACATGAAGCAGGAGGGAAGCGGCCACAGCCTGAGGACTCGAGGACAAAGACTTAAACTGGACATCTCCTTCTCAGACGTGGAGCCAAAGACCAGCTCACCTGTGGACGAGCACAAGGCCGAGCGCTGCTGCACGAG GAAGTCTTCCAGGCTGCAAAAAGACCTGAAAGCGTCCGATG ACGTGGCAGATGTCCCAGATGAAGTGGAGGGATCTTCCACTCCCAAGAGGAGCCGCTTCAATCTGAGGAGCCgtgaagaggagctggaggaggaggaggaggaggaggatcatgGGTCGGTGCGGCGCAGCTCCCGAATCACCAGATACAAACTCAATTCCCGGAAGCAGTCGGTGCTCTACGATCGCCTCATCACCAA CACGGCCGAGGCCGTTCTTCAGAAGATGGACGACATGCAGAAGATGAGGCGACGGCTgcggagcagagacagagaagttAACCAGGAG CTGGGTGTTTACACCAACGGCAGGATGAGGAGGTCTCTGAGGACCAAGGCGGAGAGCAAAGAGGccgaggaggagaaccagg GAGGAGATGAGGATGATAATGAtggtgaagaggaagaagaagaagaggaggaggaggaggatgaagatgatgatggggatgaggaggaggaggaagaaggagaggatgaggatggcGAGGATGAAGATGTAGAGAATCAGCAGCGCTACGACTTCAGACAGAGAAAGACTGTGGTCCGATACCAGGAGCCACAAGAAG AGCCCAGACAGACCAGCAAGCGCAGCATGTACCACCCGTCTCCAGCCAGACgcaggttcaggttcagatcCAGATCCTCGGCGCCCTGGAGCCCCTACAGCAACCGGAGGACCAGCAG GAGTAGTTCTGATCG ACGGAGACATGCCATCCACAGCAGCGACTCCACGTCCTCGTCTTCGGATGACGAGCAGTTCCAGAGACGCAGGAGTAAGAACAGGAGCCGGCCGGTGAACag ATGTCTGCCGATGAACTTGGTGAAAGAGGACCTGCTGGGGATCCACAAGGACCGGATGAAGATCGGAGCCAGCCTGGCGGATGTGGACCCCATGCACATCGACAAGACG GTGCGCTTCGACAGCATTGGAGGTCTGAGCAGACACATATCGGCCCTGAAAGAGATGGTGGTGTTCCCTCTGCTCTACCCAGAAGTCTTTGAGAGGTTCCGGATCCAGCCGCCCAG GGGCTGCCTGTTCTACGGCCCCCCCGGCACGGGGAAGACGCTGGTCGCCCGGGCGCTGGCCAACGAGTGCAGCCAGGGCGAGAGGAAGGTGTCCTTCTTCATGAGGAAAGGCGCCGACTGCCTCAGCAAGTGGGTGGGCGAGTCTGAGCGACAGCTGCGGCTCCTGTTCGACCAG GCCTACCAGATGCGTCCGGCCATCATCTTCTTTGACGAGATCGacggtctggctccggtccggtccagccGGCAGGACCAGATCCACAG CTCCATCGTGTCGACCCTCCTGGCTCTCATGGACGGCCTGGACAGCAGAGGGGAAGTCGTGGTGATCGGCGCCACCAACAGGCTGGACTCCATCGACCCGGCGCTCAGACGACCGGGACGCTTTGACCGAGAGTTCCTGTTTGGGCTGCCGGACCGGGAG GCAAGAAAGGACATTCTGAAGATACACACCAGGCAGTGGAGTCCCCGGCCCTCCGACGCCTTCCTGGAAGCCCTGGCAGATAAATGTGTTG GTTACTGCGGCGCGGACATCAAGGCCGTGTGTTCAGAGGCGGCGCTGTGCGCGCTGCGGCGCCGCTACCCACAGATCTACGCCTCGTCCCAGAAGCTGGTGCTCGACGTCGactccatcaccatcaccagccgAGACTTCCTGTCAGCCATGTCCAAGATGGTGCCTGCCGCCCAGAG GGCGGTGGCGTCTCCAGCCAAGGCCCTGATCCCCGCCatccgccccctgctgggcgcCACCCTGCAGAGCATCCTCCACACAGTGAGCAGAGTGTTCCCGCACGCCGAGCAGGgcctgaagaggaagagagagcaag ATGTGGCCTGTGGCGTGCTGGAGGACGACCCGGTGtacagtgaggaagaggacgCCGACATCTGCTCCGGCGGGCCGACGTCTCGCTCCCAGGCCAACCCCCCCGCAGCCAACGGCCTCCTCAGTCTCGGCAG GAGCGTGCTGAGCGAGCCCACGTCTTACCGGccccggctgctgctgcagggccgGCCCGGCTCGGGCCAGAGCTCCCACCTGGCCCCGGCGCTCCTCCACGCCCTGGAGAGGTTCACCGTCTACACGCTGGACGTGGCCGTGCTGTTCggggccggcgccgccgcccccgAGGAGACCTGCGCACAG ATTTTCGTGGAGGCCAAGCGGACGTCTCCCAGCGTCCTGTACGTCCCCCACATCGGGCAGTGGTGGGACACCGTGGGGCCGGCCCTGAGGGCCACCTTCACCAGCCTGCTCAGCTCCATCCCCGCCTTCTCCcccatcctgctgctggccaCCTGCAGCCTCCGCTACGACCAGCTCAGCCTGGAG GTGCAGGAGCTGTTTCGAACGGAGTACGGGGAGGTCTTCCACGTCCGGGTTCccaccagcagagagaggagagacttCTTTGAAGATCTCATCCTCCACCAGGCCGCTAAAGCTCCAGCGTCCAGGAAGAAAGCCG TGCTCCAGGCTCTGGAGGTGCTCCCCGTGGCCCCGGCGCCTCCCCCCCGCCCGCTGACCCCGGAGGAGCTCcggcggctggaggagcaggaggaggccacCCTCCGGGAGCTCCGCCTCTTCCTCCGCAACGTCACCAACCGCCTGTCCCAAGACAAGCGCTTCAAGGCCTTCACCAAGCCGGTGGACTTGGAGGAG GTTCCGGACTACGCCGAGGTGATCAAGACGCCCATGGACCTGTCCACCGTCCTCACCAGGATAGACCTCCACAAGTACGGGACCGTGAAGGAGTTCCTGGCAGACGTGGATCTCATCTGGCAGAACGCTCTGGAGTACAACCCAGACAGGGACCCATCAG acCGGCAGATCCGCCACAGAGCCTGCGCGCTGAAGGACACCGTCCACGCCATCATCAAGGACGAGCTGGACGAAGACTTCGAGCGGATCTGCGAGGAGATCAAGGAGTCCCGTAAAACACGAG GCTGCTCCACGGCTCAGTTCGCTCCTTCCTTCTGCCACGTCCTTCCTAAACAGCCCAGCAACCCTCCAGCTGAGGCCAAGCCCAGCGAAGTGCCGACACAGGGAGAGGAGGCTCGGCCCGCCGCTGCAGCCACGCCGAACGCCAGCTTCGCTTCCGCCACAGCGACCAGACACTCTG ctcagaagAAGAAACGCCGCTCGAATCGCTGGAAGAACGGCGTCTGCACCCCGAGGAAGAAGTACTCTCCTCACGTGTCCAGGGATGCCGTGCAGCCGGGGTCGGacaaggacgaggaggaggacgaggccgAGGCCGAGAAAGAGGCGGGAGCAGACCGCGAGGAGGGCgacggagcggaggaggagccggGCGAGCGCCACGCCGCTCTGCAGGGCAGTTCTGAACCCGCCGCCGCAGAGCAGGACGATCAAGACATGAAAGacgcagaggaggagagacgacGAGAGGAGATCTGTGGAACAGAGAACCCAGAAAATAACAACAGCCAGAcactcaaagaagaagaagctgtgaCGGAAGCAGACGaggaaaaccagcagcagcagacagaaagagaagaagagaaccaGGAAACTCCAGAGGAAGCTGACGAGGACAAGCCGACGGAGcgaggagacgctgcaggaaATGTTACCAGTGAGATCAGCCTGAGTGAAGCACAGGAAGGAGATGGTGGAGTCCCAGAGGAGACGGAGCTGGGCGTTCCGGAAGAGCCCatgcagactgaagcagcagaaccGTCGACCcgggcagaggaggagacgggcaCAG agcgGGGTGTGAGGAGAATGACCCGGGCCCTGAAGAGCgccgtgctgcagcagcacatgaTCAACGTGGACAAAGCTCTGCTGATCCTGGACCAGGAGACGCCCCCGCTGGTGGTGGACAAGGACAAGCTAAAG GAGCTACTGGAGAGAGTGGTGGTGAAAACTGAAGGATACGAGGTGTACAGGCTGGAGAAGCTCTACGCCCTGCTCTGCCAGAGTATCTACAGACACAGACAAGACTACAACAAGACTACACTAATCCAG GAATTGGAACAAGAGATCGAAGAGTTCTGTTAA
- the psma2a gene encoding proteasome subunit alpha type-2: MAERGYSFSLTTFSPSGKLVQIEYALAAVAAGAPSVGIKASNGVVLATEKKQKSILYDEQSVHKVEPITKHIGMVYSGMGPDYRVLVRRARKLAQQYFLVYQEPIPTGQLVQRVASVMQEYTQSGGVRPFGVSLLIAGWDEDHPYLFQSDPSGAYFAWKATAMGKNYVNGKTFLEKRYNNDLELEDAIHTAILTLKESFEGQMTEENIEVGICNEAGFKRLTPAEVKDYLAAIA; the protein is encoded by the exons ATGGCGGAACGAGGCTACAGTTTCTCTCTCACCACATTTAG CCCTTCGGGCAAGCTGGTCCAGATTGAATATGCCCTGGCTGCTGtagcagctggagctccttcTGTCGGCATCAAAG CTTCCAATGGAGTCGTCCTGGCAACGGAGAAGAAACAGAAGTCCATTCTTTATGATGAGCAGAGTGTTCATAAAGTGGAGCCCATCACTAAACACATAGGCATGGTGTACAGCGGCATGGGGCCCGACTACAG GGTTTTAGTCCGGCGAGCCCGCAAACTGGCACAGCAGTACTTCCTGGTCTACCAGGAGCCGATTCCCACGGGCCAGCTCGTCCAGAGAGTGGCCTCTGTGATGCAGGAGTACACACAGTCCGG TGGAGTGCGTCCGTTTGGCGTGTCGTTGCTGATTGCTGGATGGGACGAAGACCACCCCTACCTGTTCCAGTCAGACCCCTCT GGTGCGTACTTTGCATGGAAAGCCACGGCCATGGGAAAGAACTACGTCAACGGAAAGACATTCCTTGAGAAAAG GTATAACAACGATCTGGAGCTGGAAGACGCCATCCACACAGCCATCCTAACACTGAAG GAGAGTTTTGAAGGTCAGATGACAGAGGAGAACATCGAGGTGGGGATCTGCAACGAGGCCGGCTTCAAGAGACTCACCCCGGCCGAGGTGAAAGACTACCTGGCAGCCATCGCGTGA